In Triticum aestivum cultivar Chinese Spring chromosome 5B, IWGSC CS RefSeq v2.1, whole genome shotgun sequence, the following proteins share a genomic window:
- the LOC123115694 gene encoding tuliposide A-converting enzyme 2, chloroplastic encodes MASNAAPDDNEVAHDYGLVRVYKSGRVERPLVAPPAAAGLDPVTGVESKDVQLGDYSARLYLPPAASAAADKLPVIVYVHGGGFVAESVASPNGHRFLNSLTAACPALAVSVEYRLAPEHPLPAAYEDCVAALGWVLSAADPWVAEHGDLGRVFVAGDSAGANACHHLVIQPDAVRLKGAVLIHPWFWGSEAVGEETRNPAWRAMGGRLWEFACPGSTGIDDARMNPMAPGAPGLETLACERVMVCVAEGDFLRWRGRAYAESVAAARGGEGQGVELLETMGEGHVFHLFKPDCDKAKEMFDRIVAFVNAP; translated from the coding sequence ATGGCGTCCAACGCCGCACCCGACGACAACGAGGTGGCGCACGACTACGGCCTCGTCCGTGTCTACAAGAGCGGCCGCGTCGAgcggcccctggtggctccgcccGCGGCGGCCGGCCTCGATCCCGTCACCGGCGTCGAGTCCAAGGACGTCCAGCTCGGCGACTACTCCGCCCGCCTCTACCTGCCCCCGGCCGCGTCCGCGGCCGCAGACAAGCTCCCTGTCATCGTCTACGTCCACGGGGGCGGCTTCGTGGCCGAGTCCGTCGCGTCCCCCAACGGCCACCGCTTCCTCAACAGCCTCACCGCCGCCTGCCCTGCCCTCGCCGTCTCCGTCGAGTACCGCCTCGCCCCGGAGCACCCGCTCCCTGCGGCGTACGAGGACTGCGTCGCCGCCCTCGGGTGGGTGCTCTCGGCCGCCGACCCGTGGGTCGCCGAGCACGGCGACCTGGGCCGCGTCTTCGTGGCCGGGGACAGCGCCGGGGCCAACGCCTGCCACCACCTCGTCATCCAGCCGGACGCCGTGCGCCTCAAGGGCGCGGTGCTGATCCACCCCTGGTTCTGGGGCTCCGAGGCCGTCGGCGAGGAGACGCGCAACCCCGCGTGGCGCGCCATGGGCGGGCGGCTGTGGGAGTTCGCGTGCCCCGGCTCGACTGGCATCGACGACGCGCGGATGAACCCGATGGCGCCCGGCGCACCTGGGCTGGAAACACTTGCGTGCGAGAGGGTCATGGTGTGCGTCGCGGAGGGCGACTTCCTCAGGTGGCGCGGCCGCGCGTACGCGGAGTCCGTGgccgcggcgaggggcggcgaggggcagGGGGTTGAGCTGCTGGAGACGATGGGGGAGGGGCACGTCTTCCACCTCTTCAAGCCCGACTGCGACAAAGCCAAGGAGATGTTCGACAGGATCGTCGCCTTCGTTAACGCGCCGTGA